CAGAGCAGCAGGAAACTAAGGTAATGATGGAAACGGAAAAAGTAAAGAACAGCTTTTTAAGGAGTATATCTCACGATTTAAGAACCCCGCTTACCGGTATTATAGGTGCCAGCTCTACTTTACTGGAAGAGGGGGATAAAGTTCCTTATGAAGTACGGGCCAAACTGGTAGAAGGGATACAAAATGATTCCCAATGGCTTTTAAACATGATTGAAAACATATTGTCCATTACAAAAATTCAGAATAATGATATGGTGATTGATAAATCCGAAGAAATCGTTGAAGAGGTGATAGAAGGGGCCGTCTTAACTTTTCACAAGCGCTTTCCTAATACTAAAATTACGATTAATCAGCCTGATAATGTGATTTTACTTCCCATGGATATTATGCTGATCTCTCAAGTCCTTACTAATATTCTGGAAAATACACAAAGACATGCAGGGGGCCGGAGATCGGATGTGACGTTAGAGGTAAAAGAAGAGGGTGATTTTGTGCGTTTTATCATAACAGATACAGGTCCGGGAATAGATCCAAAGATTCTTCCTATGCTATTTAACTTTACGATTACGCAGGAGAACCCATATAAAGATTCAAGACGAAATTTGGGAATCGGGCTCTCCATTTGTAAAACCATAATCGGAGCCCATGGAGGAGAAATACAAGCAAATAATCGGCCGGAAGGCGGAGCACAATTTGCGTTTACGTTACCGTTTGATGAATAGTAATGATTTTTAAAGATTGTTTGCGCCTGCGGCTCAAAGAATGCAGTTTATAGAAAGGTGTTGCTATGGAAAATAAACACGTTATTATGATAGTAGAGGATGAAGACGCAATCATCGAATTTATTTCTGTAAAATTGGAATTACAAGGCTATAGGGTATTGAAAGCCGTCAATGGGCAAGAAGCCATTTCCTTTGCATCATCCCATTGCCCAGATTTAATTTTGTTGGATTTGGGACTGCCGGATATGGATGGCATGGAAGTACTTAAGTCGATCAGAAGCTGGAGTATGGTTCCTGTGATAATTATTTCGGCAAGGAATGATGAGAAGTGCATTGTATCTGCTCTTGACAGCGGTGCAGATGACTATATTACAAAACCTTTCAACAATGCAATTCTTGTGGCAAGAATCGGAACTGCTCTACGAAGAGGGCATATATCGAAAATAAAGAACAGCATTTTAAATCAGCCATTTCAATCGGCGGATTTATATATTGATTATGATAAGAGAATCGTTACGGTAGCCGGAGAAGCGGTACATTTAACCCCTATTGAATATCGGATTATCGTTCTTCTCTCTTTGAATGCAGGCACTGTATTGACACATGAATTTCTTTGCCGTGAACTTTGGGGGCCTTATGTGAACAAAAGCAAAGCCCTTCGGGTAAATGTTGCAAACCTGAGAAGGAAAATTGAAAAAGATACGGCGAATCCTCAATACATCATTACAGAAATGGGAGTTGGATACAGATTGTTAGAAGATATAGGATAGTCGAAAGAGTTTGTAAAGGAACATAAGAAGTTAAAAAAGTAATTGCCTGTCATTTCATGATTTAATCTGCATAGTTTCCGGGGAAATACAAAAACTATCGACAGATAGGAGGTATCATTATGGCAAAAGCAGGTATGAGAAGACCGAGTCCTTATGATTCAAACAATCATGGAACGGAGAATCATGAGAAAATGCATCGACCAAAAAATGAGCAGGCCCATGTGCCGGAAATCCAGGGTGCTGCGAAAAATGGAAATGACAAGGCCGGTCCGGTCAATGCTCCAAACTGGGCTAGAGACGATTACAAAACGGGAAATAAGCATGACGGTGATTCATAAAGAGGGTGCCGCTTCGCAGCTGTGAACCAGCTATGAAGCGGCACCCCGCTTATTGTATGTTTTCAGAAAGCTAATTTTTTAAGTAATCGATAACTCCCTGCCAGAGTATACTTCCAGAGGGCTGATATTCTGGGTCTAATTGTGTTTTCGCCTTCTCACTCATTTCTGTTAAGTTATAGCCGTCTTTTAAAACCG
This genomic stretch from Lacrimispora sphenoides harbors:
- a CDS encoding response regulator, with the translated sequence MENKHVIMIVEDEDAIIEFISVKLELQGYRVLKAVNGQEAISFASSHCPDLILLDLGLPDMDGMEVLKSIRSWSMVPVIIISARNDEKCIVSALDSGADDYITKPFNNAILVARIGTALRRGHISKIKNSILNQPFQSADLYIDYDKRIVTVAGEAVHLTPIEYRIIVLLSLNAGTVLTHEFLCRELWGPYVNKSKALRVNVANLRRKIEKDTANPQYIITEMGVGYRLLEDIG